One window of Deinococcus planocerae genomic DNA carries:
- a CDS encoding GNAT family N-acetyltransferase: MRSTILTTPRLTVTLWEEADLDEFHRLHADPLTMRYFISGPYTREQARERLGDFLREQDERGWTKWRVQGRDGQTVGRGGFGLADGGTHRELGYLLAPECWGQGLATELARALVEWHFAHPDPSLSRDLIAFAHVENGASRRVLEKVGFTPTEEREWRGVPHAFYRLDHRE; this comes from the coding sequence GTGCGTTCCACCATCCTGACCACCCCGCGCCTCACCGTCACCCTCTGGGAAGAGGCCGACCTCGACGAGTTCCACCGCCTGCACGCCGACCCGCTCACCATGCGCTACTTCATCAGCGGGCCGTACACGCGCGAGCAGGCACGGGAGCGGCTGGGCGACTTCCTGCGGGAGCAGGACGAGCGGGGCTGGACCAAGTGGCGCGTGCAAGGCCGCGACGGCCAGACGGTCGGACGCGGCGGCTTCGGCCTCGCCGATGGGGGCACCCACCGCGAACTGGGGTACCTCCTCGCGCCGGAGTGCTGGGGGCAGGGGCTGGCGACCGAACTCGCCCGCGCCCTGGTGGAGTGGCACTTCGCCCACCCCGACCCTTCGCTGAGCCGCGACCTGATCGCCTTCGCCCATGTGGAGAACGGGGCCAGCCGCCGGGTGCTGGAGAAGGTGGGCTTCACGCCGACGGAGGAGCGGGAGTGGCGGGGCGTTCCCCACGCGTTTTACCGCCTTGACCATCGGGAGTGA
- a CDS encoding transglycosylase domain-containing protein, with protein MRFFTGLGVLLLLGTAGAGGLWWMWGRDLPSVGDLDVLEFSGQTRVYDRTGKLVGTLTPTLGSGESVNRHLLQLGEISPPLQKAIVTSEDRRFFEHHGVDYIGIARGLLKGLLKNDLEGGSSITQQVIKNTLLADLKSARTPERKFKEAVLAYQLERSFTKGQILNAYLNVIYWGDGGRSDIVGAETAARAYFRKSAAELNLAESVYLTTLVPAPNKRYKDFKAYRPLMRDLLDRMVEDGRVTRGQANVAWRTPIYPAGWRIGWNSDGTVRSAVLERPGRLQENMPRPPVQSAFHYLQAVERELIPLIGRKALYGGGKVFTGMDLQAQQSAERASLNARLPEGATLGIALVNPLSGEALALVGQKLTGGRPGDWNNATQARRQVGSSIKPLLYTLALEKGWKQSDVVLDSPIAGDYQPQNYDGRWTGRYVTMRYALDHSLNLPTVRIAQEIGLNTFEAKLRDLGLTPPANAGLPLSIGTLEASPLQMAAAYASFANGGLYYAPSLVRRVEDGRGQLLYTRPAPQAKRVWDARTAWLGLDMIRGVVNDLTEDQGGLATRAQIPGWDVGGKTGTTNDVKDLWFAGVTPLVSGAVWVGKQAGGPLPNWAYSGEIPTPVWQQAVSGALAGRSRQAFREPGGVTSRVVRQVEMAFREEEADAEQVAHDGSRQESGGGFFGRRNRAPAPVPQPEPQPEIVTEPPVVEAPVEPVPQEEVPVSEPPADESFTGDPGSFDSGPPADVPFPEEPENPRVEQRLPESDFTEAPEALPTEPEPEPLPEGLPGEEGITEDSSPPPDSFFQNGEDGSGGQDAPPAY; from the coding sequence ATGCGGTTTTTCACTGGCCTCGGCGTCCTGCTCCTGCTCGGAACGGCGGGCGCGGGCGGCCTGTGGTGGATGTGGGGGCGCGACCTCCCGAGCGTGGGCGACCTCGACGTGCTGGAGTTCAGCGGCCAGACCCGCGTGTACGACCGCACGGGTAAGCTCGTCGGGACGCTGACGCCGACGCTCGGCAGCGGCGAGAGCGTGAACCGCCACCTGCTGCAACTCGGCGAGATCAGCCCTCCGCTTCAGAAAGCCATCGTGACGAGCGAGGACCGCCGCTTCTTCGAGCACCACGGAGTCGATTACATCGGCATCGCGCGCGGGCTGCTCAAGGGCCTGCTCAAGAACGACCTGGAGGGCGGCTCCTCCATTACCCAGCAGGTCATCAAGAACACGCTGCTCGCCGACCTGAAGAGTGCGCGCACGCCCGAGCGCAAGTTCAAGGAAGCCGTCCTGGCCTACCAACTGGAGCGCAGCTTCACGAAGGGGCAGATTCTCAATGCGTACCTCAACGTCATCTACTGGGGCGACGGGGGCCGCAGCGACATCGTGGGGGCCGAGACCGCCGCGCGGGCGTATTTCCGGAAGAGTGCCGCCGAGCTCAACCTCGCCGAGAGTGTCTACCTCACGACCCTGGTGCCCGCGCCCAACAAGCGGTACAAGGACTTCAAGGCGTACCGGCCCCTGATGCGCGACCTCCTCGACCGGATGGTGGAGGACGGGCGGGTGACCCGGGGGCAGGCCAACGTCGCGTGGCGCACGCCGATCTACCCGGCGGGCTGGCGCATCGGCTGGAACAGCGACGGTACCGTGCGCTCCGCCGTGCTGGAGCGGCCCGGGAGGTTGCAGGAGAACATGCCCCGGCCCCCCGTGCAGTCGGCCTTCCACTACCTCCAGGCCGTCGAGCGCGAACTCATCCCCCTGATCGGGCGCAAGGCGCTGTACGGCGGCGGCAAGGTCTTCACCGGGATGGACCTCCAGGCCCAGCAAAGCGCCGAGCGGGCCAGCCTGAACGCGCGGCTGCCGGAAGGGGCGACCCTGGGCATCGCGCTCGTGAACCCTTTGAGCGGGGAGGCGCTGGCTCTCGTCGGGCAAAAGCTCACGGGCGGGCGCCCGGGCGACTGGAACAACGCCACCCAGGCGCGGCGGCAGGTCGGCTCCTCGATCAAGCCGCTGCTCTACACCCTCGCGCTGGAAAAGGGCTGGAAGCAGAGCGACGTGGTGCTCGATTCTCCCATCGCGGGCGACTACCAGCCGCAGAACTACGACGGGCGCTGGACGGGCCGCTACGTGACGATGCGCTACGCCCTCGACCACAGCCTCAACCTCCCCACCGTCCGCATCGCGCAGGAGATCGGGCTGAACACCTTCGAGGCCAAGTTGCGCGACCTGGGCCTCACTCCTCCCGCGAACGCCGGATTGCCCCTGAGCATCGGGACGCTGGAGGCGAGCCCCCTTCAGATGGCCGCCGCGTACGCCTCTTTTGCCAACGGGGGCCTGTACTACGCGCCCTCCCTGGTGCGGCGGGTGGAGGACGGGCGCGGCCAATTGCTCTACACCCGCCCTGCCCCCCAGGCCAAGCGGGTGTGGGACGCGCGGACGGCGTGGCTGGGGCTCGACATGATCCGCGGCGTGGTGAACGACCTCACCGAGGATCAGGGCGGGCTCGCCACCCGCGCGCAGATTCCCGGCTGGGACGTGGGCGGCAAGACGGGCACCACGAACGACGTGAAGGACCTGTGGTTCGCGGGGGTCACGCCCCTGGTCTCGGGTGCCGTCTGGGTCGGCAAGCAAGCGGGCGGGCCGCTCCCGAACTGGGCCTACAGCGGCGAGATTCCCACGCCCGTGTGGCAGCAGGCGGTCTCGGGCGCGCTCGCCGGGCGGTCCCGGCAGGCTTTCCGCGAGCCCGGCGGCGTCACCTCCCGGGTGGTGCGTCAGGTCGAGATGGCCTTCCGCGAGGAGGAGGCTGATGCCGAACAGGTCGCCCACGACGGCAGCCGTCAGGAGAGCGGGGGAGGCTTTTTCGGCAGGCGCAACCGTGCCCCCGCCCCGGTCCCTCAGCCCGAGCCCCAGCCCGAGATTGTGACCGAGCCGCCCGTGGTCGAGGCGCCCGTCGAACCCGTTCCACAGGAGGAGGTGCCTGTCAGCGAGCCTCCCGCCGACGAGAGCTTCACCGGGGACCCGGGCAGTTTCGACAGCGGTCCCCCGGCGGACGTGCCCTTCCCCGAGGAACCCGAGAACCCGCGCGTCGAGCAGAGGCTTCCCGAGTCTGATTTCACCGAGGCTCCCGAAGCCCTGCCCACCGAGCCCGAGCCCGAGCCGCTGCCTGAGGGCCTTCCCGGCGAGGAAGGCATCACCGAAGACTCCTCCCCGCCGCCCGACAGTTTCTTCCAGAACGGCGAGGACGGAAGCGGCGGCCAGGACGCCCCACCCGCGTACTGA
- the hisF gene encoding imidazole glycerol phosphate synthase subunit HisF: MLTKRIIPCLDVQNGRVVKNVRFFENHRDAGDPLALARAYEAQQADELVFYDITATHEGRSLMLDVAARVAEQVMMPLTVGGGVNAVSDFRQLLLAGADKISVNSGAVRRPEVIREASDHFGAQCVVLSIDAKRRPGGEGWTVHVGGGRVDTGLDLLEWAERGQALGAGEICLNVMDADGTRAGFDLEATRAVALAVDLPVIASGGAGKLEDFRDVLLGGESGGHADAALAASVFHFGELTVPEVKTFLGREGLPVRPDWRER; this comes from the coding sequence ATGCTCACGAAGCGCATCATCCCCTGCCTGGACGTGCAAAACGGGCGGGTGGTCAAGAACGTCCGGTTTTTCGAGAACCACCGCGACGCCGGGGACCCCCTCGCGCTCGCCCGGGCCTACGAGGCGCAGCAGGCCGACGAGCTGGTCTTCTACGACATCACCGCCACCCATGAGGGCCGCTCCCTGATGCTGGACGTGGCCGCCCGCGTCGCCGAGCAGGTCATGATGCCGCTGACGGTGGGCGGCGGGGTGAATGCCGTCTCCGACTTCCGCCAGCTCCTCCTCGCCGGGGCCGACAAGATCAGCGTGAACAGCGGCGCGGTGCGGCGCCCCGAGGTGATCCGCGAGGCTTCGGACCACTTCGGCGCCCAGTGCGTCGTGCTCAGCATCGACGCCAAGCGGCGACCGGGCGGGGAGGGCTGGACGGTCCACGTCGGCGGCGGGCGGGTGGACACCGGCCTCGACCTTCTGGAGTGGGCCGAGCGGGGGCAGGCGTTGGGCGCGGGCGAAATCTGCCTGAACGTGATGGACGCCGACGGCACCCGGGCGGGCTTCGACCTGGAGGCGACCCGCGCGGTCGCCCTGGCGGTGGACCTCCCCGTGATCGCCTCGGGCGGCGCCGGGAAGTTGGAGGACTTCCGGGACGTGCTTCTCGGCGGCGAGTCGGGCGGCCACGCGGACGCGGCGCTGGCGGCGAGCGTCTTCCACTTCGGGGAGCTGACGGTGCCCGAGGTGAAGACCTTCCTGGGGCGGGAGGGGCTGCCCGTGCGCCCCGACTGGAGGGAGCGGTGA
- a CDS encoding 5-formyltetrahydrofolate cyclo-ligase, which produces MLTRPAPEAPKAEWRIWARGVRAGLPDHSAQITAHLAAFLHSRKVRCVLAYRALPGEPDVDALAREFELLTTRARFRPGPHLTLHPWETATEPSRFGALQPPAGAPRVPLTAVEAVLLPGLAFDRSGVRLGYGGGFYDRLLPGFAGLTVGVIPEALIVPDLPAEGHDLRVGFLVTELGVGRV; this is translated from the coding sequence ATGCTCACACGTCCCGCGCCGGAGGCTCCCAAGGCCGAGTGGCGGATCTGGGCGCGCGGGGTGCGGGCGGGGTTGCCGGACCATTCGGCCCAGATCACGGCCCACCTCGCCGCTTTCCTTCACTCCCGGAAGGTGCGATGTGTGCTGGCCTACCGCGCCCTCCCGGGTGAGCCGGACGTGGACGCCCTCGCGCGGGAGTTCGAGTTGCTCACCACCCGCGCCCGCTTCCGGCCCGGGCCGCACCTGACGCTCCACCCCTGGGAGACGGCAACCGAGCCGAGCCGCTTCGGCGCCCTTCAACCCCCAGCAGGGGCGCCGCGCGTGCCCCTCACGGCGGTGGAGGCGGTCCTCCTCCCCGGCCTGGCATTCGACCGCTCCGGCGTGCGGCTGGGCTACGGGGGCGGCTTTTACGACCGGCTGCTCCCAGGTTTCGCCGGGTTGACGGTCGGCGTCATCCCGGAGGCCCTCATCGTTCCCGACCTGCCCGCCGAGGGGCACGACCTGCGAGTCGGCTTCCTGGTGACGGAACTGGGGGTCGGGAGGGTGTGA
- a CDS encoding DUF72 domain-containing protein, whose amino-acid sequence MRVWIGCGGYSNDEWAAPGLIYEGVKKDAYLETYARHFDAVELNSSFYAIPGLKAFEGMARKSAGRTRFTVKVNKVFTHDRAPTDADFDRMLQSPEPLREAGLKGPYLAQFPYSFHRTGDNRKYLLGLAERFAGHELAVELRHASWDKPEVREGMAEYGLIWVSPDYPVVGGMPEPQVHVTTDVGYLRLHGRNKGSWWEGGSAAERHDYLYNRAEMDEWAEKIALVADDLSELYIFFQNTTKGHALKNIPMLRDALNARGVPVKTPDPADDGRLV is encoded by the coding sequence ATGCGCGTATGGATCGGCTGCGGCGGCTACAGCAACGACGAGTGGGCGGCTCCCGGCCTGATCTACGAGGGCGTCAAGAAAGACGCCTACCTGGAGACCTACGCCCGGCACTTCGACGCGGTGGAACTCAATTCCTCGTTCTACGCGATTCCCGGCCTCAAGGCCTTCGAGGGTATGGCCCGCAAGAGCGCCGGGCGCACCCGCTTCACCGTCAAGGTCAACAAGGTCTTCACCCACGACCGCGCCCCCACCGACGCCGACTTCGACCGGATGCTCCAGAGCCCTGAGCCGCTGCGGGAGGCCGGTTTGAAAGGCCCCTACCTCGCCCAGTTCCCGTACTCCTTCCACCGCACGGGCGACAACCGCAAATACCTTCTGGGCCTCGCCGAGCGCTTCGCCGGGCACGAACTCGCCGTCGAACTGAGGCACGCCAGTTGGGACAAACCCGAGGTGCGGGAGGGCATGGCCGAGTACGGCCTGATCTGGGTCAGCCCCGACTACCCGGTGGTGGGCGGGATGCCCGAGCCCCAGGTCCACGTCACGACCGACGTGGGGTATCTCCGGCTCCACGGGCGCAACAAGGGCAGTTGGTGGGAGGGCGGAAGCGCCGCCGAGCGGCACGACTACCTTTACAACCGCGCCGAGATGGACGAGTGGGCGGAGAAGATCGCGCTCGTGGCCGACGACCTCAGCGAGCTGTACATCTTCTTCCAGAACACGACGAAGGGCCACGCGCTGAAGAACATCCCCATGCTGCGGGACGCCCTGAACGCCCGCGGCGTTCCGGTGAAGACACCCGACCCGGCGGACGACGGTCGGCTGGTGTGA
- a CDS encoding phosphotriesterase family protein, with amino-acid sequence MSAQTVTGPVEADQLGLTLPHEHVIFGYPGYQGDVTLGGFDREAVLTQCLQMAEAVKARGVKTVVDATPNECGRDPLFLREVSERSGLNILCSSGYYYEGEGGTTYFKFRFSLGAGVEEVYDMMLREVTEGIGGTGIRAGVLKLASSRDEITPYERVFFQAAARVQRETGVPIITHTQEGTQGPQQAELLVGEGADPSRIMIGHMDGNTDPSYHRETLRHGVSIAFDRIGLQGIVGMPLDSDRLRVLEALLGDGHADRILLSHDSIWQWLGRPLPMPEALLPAIKDWHPLHLFDDILPELERRGVTRAQIEQMTVGNPARVFG; translated from the coding sequence ATGAGCGCACAGACCGTCACCGGACCCGTCGAGGCCGATCAACTCGGCCTGACCCTGCCCCACGAACACGTGATCTTCGGCTACCCCGGCTATCAGGGAGACGTGACCCTCGGGGGCTTCGACCGGGAGGCCGTGCTGACCCAGTGCCTCCAGATGGCCGAGGCGGTCAAGGCGCGGGGCGTGAAAACCGTCGTGGACGCCACCCCGAACGAGTGCGGGCGCGACCCCCTGTTCCTGCGCGAGGTGAGCGAGAGGTCCGGCCTGAACATCCTCTGCTCCAGCGGCTACTACTACGAGGGCGAGGGCGGCACGACCTACTTCAAGTTCCGCTTCTCGCTGGGCGCGGGGGTGGAGGAGGTCTACGACATGATGCTCCGGGAGGTCACCGAGGGCATCGGCGGCACGGGCATCCGGGCGGGCGTCCTCAAGCTGGCGAGCAGCCGGGACGAGATCACGCCCTACGAGCGGGTCTTCTTCCAGGCGGCGGCCCGCGTGCAGCGCGAGACGGGCGTGCCCATCATCACCCACACGCAGGAGGGCACGCAGGGGCCGCAGCAGGCGGAACTGCTCGTGGGCGAGGGCGCCGACCCCAGCCGCATCATGATCGGCCACATGGACGGCAACACCGACCCCAGCTACCACCGCGAGACGCTGCGGCACGGGGTCAGCATCGCCTTCGACCGCATCGGCCTCCAGGGCATCGTGGGGATGCCGCTCGACAGCGACCGGCTGAGGGTACTCGAAGCCCTGCTCGGCGACGGGCACGCCGACCGGATTCTGCTCTCGCACGACAGCATCTGGCAGTGGCTGGGCCGCCCCCTGCCCATGCCGGAAGCGCTACTGCCCGCGATCAAGGACTGGCACCCGCTGCACCTCTTCGACGACATCCTGCCCGAGCTGGAGCGCCGGGGCGTCACGCGGGCACAGATCGAGCAGATGACGGTGGGCAACCCGGCGCGGGTCTTCGGCTAG
- a CDS encoding HEAT repeat domain-containing protein, with amino-acid sequence MLVNRQHTLARLAHLVDAPPDSAQVKRFYNEWNALWSAVHQLAELQDGDLLPLLRRALRHPDPFIREGALELAGFHYDLTDDAELLGHLRLMLHSDASEDVRLAAASVLGVQANAWDEALVWALTNDPDEDVRRAAFAGLLRLLRLGPGPEERWLREVEAGRLGLTLDALRAIAARYDL; translated from the coding sequence ATGCTCGTAAACCGACAGCACACCCTTGCTCGTCTCGCGCATCTGGTGGACGCGCCTCCCGATTCCGCGCAGGTAAAGCGGTTTTACAACGAGTGGAACGCCCTGTGGTCTGCTGTGCATCAGCTCGCAGAGTTGCAGGATGGTGACCTCCTGCCTCTCCTGCGGCGTGCCCTCCGGCACCCTGACCCGTTCATCCGTGAGGGTGCGTTGGAGCTGGCAGGATTTCACTACGACTTGACGGACGATGCCGAACTGCTCGGGCACCTTCGCCTCATGCTGCATTCGGATGCCAGCGAGGATGTCAGGCTGGCCGCCGCCAGCGTCCTTGGGGTGCAGGCCAATGCCTGGGATGAGGCTCTTGTTTGGGCGCTGACGAACGATCCCGACGAGGATGTTCGCCGGGCTGCCTTCGCGGGACTCCTGCGGCTGCTGAGGTTAGGACCCGGCCCGGAGGAGCGTTGGCTGAGGGAAGTCGAGGCCGGACGACTTGGGCTTACTCTTGACGCTCTCCGGGCCATAGCCGCTCGGTACGACCTCTGA
- the hisIE gene encoding bifunctional phosphoribosyl-AMP cyclohydrolase/phosphoribosyl-ATP diphosphatase HisIE — MTAPSLGDLRFGADGLIPVVTQDARTGAVLMQAYADRAAVERTLQTREATYHSRSRGEQWVKGATSGHTQRVVSVALDCDGDSVLYRVEQTGPACHTGEYSCFHRTLLGEEGATTGLDGTLERVYATITGRLATLPENSYVARLHAGGLDRVLKKVAEESGEVLLAAKNGDRAELATEVADLLFHTLFVMAEVGVSPADVGAVLQGREGRSGLKGPKEVG, encoded by the coding sequence GTGACGGCCCCGAGTCTGGGCGACCTGCGGTTCGGCGCGGACGGCCTGATCCCGGTCGTCACCCAGGACGCGCGGACGGGCGCGGTGCTGATGCAGGCGTACGCCGACCGGGCGGCGGTGGAGCGGACGCTCCAGACGCGCGAGGCGACCTACCACAGCCGTTCGCGCGGCGAGCAGTGGGTCAAGGGAGCGACGAGCGGCCACACCCAGCGGGTCGTCTCGGTCGCCCTCGACTGCGACGGGGACAGCGTGCTCTACCGGGTCGAGCAGACCGGCCCCGCCTGCCACACCGGGGAGTATTCCTGCTTCCACCGGACGTTGCTGGGGGAGGAAGGGGCGACGACGGGGCTCGACGGCACCCTGGAGCGGGTCTACGCGACGATCACCGGGCGCCTCGCCACCCTGCCCGAGAACAGCTACGTCGCGCGGCTGCACGCGGGGGGCCTTGACCGTGTGCTGAAAAAGGTCGCCGAGGAGTCGGGCGAGGTGCTGCTCGCGGCGAAGAACGGGGACCGGGCCGAACTCGCCACCGAGGTCGCCGACCTGCTCTTCCACACCCTCTTCGTGATGGCGGAGGTCGGGGTGAGTCCCGCCGACGTGGGCGCCGTGTTGCAGGGGCGGGAGGGGCGCAGCGGATTGAAGGGACCGAAGGAGGTCGGGTAG
- a CDS encoding response regulator gives MERRRILLVDDNPHDVELALNAFQEGGDEHEVHVAGSGPEALAALRCTKRLPDLILLDLKMPQMDGLAVLDAIRGEAATRDIPVVMLTTSGEDRDIQASYAHGASAYVVKPLDFGQFQEAVQTITDFWARLNRHPRFG, from the coding sequence GTGGAACGCCGACGCATCCTGCTCGTAGACGACAACCCGCATGACGTGGAACTCGCCCTGAATGCCTTTCAGGAGGGCGGCGACGAGCATGAGGTTCATGTGGCGGGCAGTGGTCCGGAGGCGCTCGCCGCGCTGCGCTGCACGAAGCGGCTGCCCGATCTGATCCTGCTCGACCTGAAGATGCCCCAGATGGACGGCCTGGCGGTGCTCGACGCCATCCGCGGAGAGGCGGCGACCCGCGACATTCCCGTGGTCATGCTCACCACCAGCGGCGAGGACCGCGACATCCAGGCGAGCTACGCCCACGGCGCGAGTGCGTACGTGGTCAAGCCGCTCGACTTCGGGCAGTTTCAGGAAGCGGTGCAGACGATCACCGACTTCTGGGCGCGGCTCAACCGCCACCCCCGCTTCGGCTGA